The genomic segment aacctagatagcatattcaaaagcagagacattactttgccaacgaagtttcgtctagtcaaggctatggtttttccagtggtcatgtatggatgtgagaattggactgtgaagaaggctgagcgtcaaagaattgatgcttttgaagtgtggtgttggagaagactcttgagagtccctgggactgcaaggagatccaaccagtccattctgaaggagatcagctgtgggtgttctttggagggaatgatgctaaagctgaaactccagtactttggccacctcatgcaaagagttgattcattgggaaagaccctgatgctgggagggattgggggcaggaggagaaggggatgacagaggatgagatggctggatggcatcactgactcgatggacgtgagtctcagtgaactccgggaattggtgatggacagggaggcctggcatgctgtgactcatggggtcgcaaagagtcggacacgactgagcaactgatctgatctgatctgagtgactgaactgaactgaactgaactgaaaatggtaTGGTGATATTGGATATACATTTCTCactccagtctattttagttatTTTCAAGCACAATTTagagcaaataaatatataagagcCAGGAGTTGCTGAGTTTGCAGATGAAACTATTTCTCACTTAATGTCCCCTGGCTAAAAGCTCTGAAAGTAAGAAGTGAATTGTTGCCATTAGTACAGTAATTGAACAAAGATGCTGTGGAATCTGTGGCTCTTCATCAGATTATCCAGAGGACCATAATTACTGCTTCACACAGGAAGTTTGAAAATAAGGttccagagaaacaaaagatgTTTCAGGAggataatggaattccagtgcaTCTGAAGGGTGGGATAGCTGATGCGGTCCTGTATAGAGCCACCATGATTCTTACAGTTGGTGGAATGGCATATGCCATGTATCAACTGGTTGTGACTTCATTTCCCAATAAGCAGGATTGATTCACTTTATCCTTCCAGCAATCAGTTGGTTCTGTTTCATGCAGCTCTCTGTGGACTGATAAATAGCTAGGTTCTTGGGGATCAGTATTTATTGACTTGTACTAACTGCCACCAATAAAGCAGTCtttaccataaaaaagaaaagaaatggtctTAGGACAAAGGTCAAATTCAGGCAACTACCAGTAAATTTCAGGGTAAAAACCAGATCAAGGGTGTAGCTACAGGACCCTTGTTTAAacctaagaaagaataaaaatgatgccTCAGAGACCTTCACAGCTAGACAAAAGAGCtctaagaatctttttttttcagaagtgtgtttattttttctatttatttattttactttacaaaattgtattggttttgccatacattgacttgaatccaccatgagtgtacatgtgtttcccatcctgaactcccctcccaccttcctccccatcctatccctctgggtcatcccagtgcaccagccctgagcaccctgtatcatgcatcaaacctagactggtgatttgtttcacatatgataatttacatgtttcaatgccatcctcctatatcatcctgccctcgccctctcccacagagtccaaaagactgttctatacatctgtgtcacttctgctgtctctcatacggggttatcgttaccatctttctaaattccatatatatgtgttagtatgggaaatagagaaacagtggaaacagtgtcactttatttttctgggctccaaaatcactgcagatggtgactgcagccatgaaattaaaagacgcttactccttggaaggaaagttatgaccaacctagatagcatattcaaaagcagagacattactttgccaacaaaggttcatctagtcaaggctatggtttttcctgtggtcatgtatagatgtgagagttggactgtgaagaaggctaagtgccgaagaattgatgcttttgaagtgtggtgttggagaagactcttgagagtcccttggactgcaaggagatccaattagtccattctgaaggagatcagccctgggatttctttggaaggaatgatgctaaagctgaaactccagtactttggccacctcatgtgaagagttgactcattggaaaagactctgatgctgggagggattgggggcaggaggaaaaggggacgacagaggatgagatggctggatggcatcattgactcgatggacataagtctgggtgaactccgggagttggtgatggacagggaggcctggtgtgctgcaattcatggggtcgcaaagagtcggacatgactgagtgactgatctgatctgatactgtattggtgtttttctttctggcttacttcactctatataataggctccagtttcatccacctcattagaactgattcaaatgtattctctaaGAATCTTAAGAGTGTTCTCCTGTGACACCCTGAATCTCAGCTCACATTAGACAGAGAGCTGTTTCAAAAAGACAGGTGGGTATATTGTTTGTCTAactgttgttctgttgctcagtcatgtccgactttttgcaaccccttgattgcagcacaccaggcttccctaaccttcaccatcttctggagtttcctcaaactcatgttcattgagtcagtgatgccatccaaccatctcatcttctgtcatccccttctcctcctgccttcaatctttcccagcatcacggtcttttccagtgagtcaactctctcttcaggtggccaaaatattggaacttcagcttcagcatcagtcct from the Bos javanicus breed banteng chromosome 3, ARS-OSU_banteng_1.0, whole genome shotgun sequence genome contains:
- the LOC133245044 gene encoding cytochrome c oxidase subunit 7A2, mitochondrial-like; this translates as MAMWGVMDLTDKTKSRYVSSNFNPVVCDFGSTSDVPSLGQFSYIKCEDAVESVALHQIIQRTIITASHRKFENKVPEKQKMFQEDNGIPVHLKGGIADAVLYRATMILTVGGMAYAMYQLVVTSFPNKQD